A region from the Lycium barbarum isolate Lr01 chromosome 8, ASM1917538v2, whole genome shotgun sequence genome encodes:
- the LOC132605698 gene encoding histone H2B: MAPKAEKKPAEKKPAAEKTPAEKKPKAGKKLPKDGGAAAGDKKKKRSKKSVETYKIYIFKVLKQVHPDIGISSKAMGIMNSFINDIFEKLAQESSRLARYNKKPTITSREIQTAVRLVLPGELAKHAVSEGTKAVTKFTSS, from the coding sequence ATGGCACCAAAAGCTGAGAAAAAACCTGCCGAGAAGAAACCAGCAGCCGAAAAAACTCCGGCAGAGAAGAAACCAAAGGCAGGAAAAAAGCTGCCTAAGGACGGAGGTGCAGCTGCAGGagataagaagaagaagagatcCAAGAAATCAGTTGAAACCTACAAGATTTACATCTTCAAGGTGTTGAAGCAAGTACATCCTGATATTGGTATATCAAGCAAAGCTATGGGTATAATGAACAGTTTTATTAATGATATATTTGAGAAGCTTGCACAAGAATCTTCAAGATTGGCTAGGTATAATAAGAAACCTACTATTACTTCAAGGGAAATTCAGACAGCTGTGAGACTTGTGTTGCCTGGTGAATTGGCTAAACATGCTGTTTCTGAAGGCACTAAAGCTGTTACGAAATTCACTAGCTCTTAA